In Nocardia sputorum, a single genomic region encodes these proteins:
- a CDS encoding SRPBCC family protein — translation MSDPRAQLRTIDGAPTLRFERRLAHPPAKVWRAISDPAEMAAWFPAAVTTEPRPGAAMRFTFADAPETVESTSRGEVLEFDPPKVYMFRWNEDVLRFELVPDGDGTLLVFTHVLGGGPLGRLGAARSAVGWDRCLTALAGLLGDSPTEPDTTWLADIERYIEEFGLDTGDCEEVAGGYVLRFARDLVWQPMDSVWTSLVGDETPSVGARPPVRSTNQHVEAGALVDVEPPRTLAYEWRHDGAVAGTVRWAFEADPDLGVRVELTQTLPEELARLRPELLAAWHVQLELFFAATRGDIRCPWPADRVAALAERYAVALG, via the coding sequence ATGAGCGATCCCCGAGCACAGCTGCGCACCATCGACGGCGCCCCGACCCTGCGGTTCGAACGCAGGCTGGCGCATCCCCCGGCGAAGGTGTGGCGCGCGATCAGCGACCCGGCGGAAATGGCCGCCTGGTTCCCGGCCGCGGTGACGACCGAACCACGGCCCGGCGCGGCGATGCGCTTCACCTTCGCCGACGCACCCGAGACGGTCGAAAGCACCTCCCGCGGCGAGGTGCTCGAGTTCGACCCGCCCAAGGTCTACATGTTCCGGTGGAACGAGGACGTGCTGCGATTCGAACTCGTGCCCGACGGGGACGGGACGCTGTTGGTCTTCACCCACGTCCTCGGCGGCGGACCGCTAGGACGGCTCGGCGCCGCGCGATCCGCCGTCGGGTGGGATCGTTGCCTGACGGCACTCGCGGGCCTGCTCGGCGACAGCCCCACCGAGCCGGACACGACTTGGCTTGCCGATATCGAGCGCTATATCGAGGAGTTCGGGCTCGACACGGGCGACTGCGAGGAGGTCGCCGGTGGCTACGTGTTGCGGTTCGCGCGTGACCTGGTGTGGCAGCCGATGGACTCGGTGTGGACTTCGCTCGTCGGCGACGAGACCCCGTCCGTGGGCGCCCGGCCACCCGTCCGGTCGACCAATCAGCATGTCGAGGCGGGTGCGCTGGTCGACGTCGAGCCGCCTCGAACGTTGGCGTACGAGTGGCGGCACGACGGCGCCGTCGCGGGCACGGTCCGCTGGGCCTTCGAGGCCGATCCCGACCTGGGCGTCCGAGTGGAACTCACCCAGACCCTGCCGGAGGAATTGGCTCGGCTACGGCCGGAACTGCTGGCCGCCTGGCACGTCCAGCTGGAACTCTTCTTCGCCGCCACCCGAGGCGACATCCGCTGCCCCTGGCCCGCCGATCGCGTGGCCGCGCTGGCCGAACGGTACGCGGTGGCACTCGGGTGA
- a CDS encoding ArsR/SmtB family transcription factor, whose product MASTFEALAEPRRREILDLLRERERLVGDLVAQLRLAQPTVSKHLKVLRGAGLVDVRQDAQRRWYRLRPEPLAEIEAWLAPYRRMWDTSLDALERHLDAMPDEKGQP is encoded by the coding sequence ATGGCATCTACGTTCGAGGCGCTGGCCGAGCCACGCCGCCGGGAGATCCTGGACCTGCTGCGCGAGCGGGAGCGACTGGTCGGCGACCTGGTCGCGCAGCTGCGACTGGCCCAGCCGACGGTGTCCAAGCACCTGAAGGTCCTGCGCGGCGCGGGTCTGGTCGACGTGCGCCAGGACGCACAGCGGCGCTGGTACCGGTTGCGACCGGAACCACTGGCCGAGATCGAGGCCTGGCTCGCGCCGTACCGGCGGATGTGGGACACGAGCCTCGACGCCCTGGAACGTCATCTCGACGCCATGCCCGACGAGAAAGGACAACCATGA
- a CDS encoding serine hydrolase: MAGCTTDRSEDSASSEPSITEAAARTDQKGLSLILPGTLAASYAELAAGVRGKLGMAIMPVGGEQAITFGEWTSGPAWSTMKVPLTIAALRRSPGSSSYAASAAITQSDNAAADVLWQSLGTPQEAAQAVQAVLREGGDNKTVVPATRTRSEHSAFGQAEWSLTDQVRFASRLPCLPQTDRVTSLMEQVIASQRWGLGELGGAEFKGGWGPDVSGNYLVRQFGVIDVPSGQIAIAIAVQPESGSFSDGMNVLDKLATVVSEHLDELSGGRCPAA, encoded by the coding sequence GTGGCCGGGTGTACAACCGACCGCAGCGAGGACTCGGCATCGAGCGAACCGAGCATCACCGAGGCCGCGGCGCGCACCGACCAGAAGGGCCTGTCCCTCATCCTGCCGGGCACCTTGGCCGCGAGCTATGCCGAGCTCGCGGCGGGCGTGCGGGGGAAGCTCGGCATGGCCATCATGCCGGTCGGCGGCGAGCAGGCGATCACCTTCGGTGAATGGACCAGCGGTCCGGCCTGGTCGACGATGAAGGTGCCGCTCACCATCGCCGCGCTGCGGCGCAGTCCGGGCAGCTCGAGCTACGCCGCGTCGGCCGCGATCACGCAGTCCGACAACGCCGCCGCCGACGTGCTCTGGCAGTCGCTCGGCACGCCGCAGGAGGCGGCGCAGGCCGTCCAGGCGGTCCTGCGCGAAGGCGGGGACAACAAGACCGTCGTGCCCGCCACCCGCACCCGTTCCGAGCACTCGGCCTTCGGGCAGGCGGAGTGGTCGCTGACGGATCAGGTGCGGTTCGCCTCGCGGTTGCCCTGCCTGCCGCAGACCGATCGCGTGACCTCGCTGATGGAACAGGTCATCGCCAGCCAGCGCTGGGGTCTCGGCGAGCTCGGCGGCGCCGAATTCAAGGGCGGCTGGGGCCCGGACGTCTCGGGCAACTACCTGGTGCGGCAGTTCGGGGTCATCGACGTCCCCTCGGGGCAGATCGCGATCGCGATCGCCGTGCAGCCGGAGTCGGGATCGTTCAGCGACGGCATGAACGTCCTGGACAAACTCGCCACGGTCGTCTCGGAGCATCTCGACGAACTGTCCGGGGGACGCTGCCCGGCCGCATGA
- a CDS encoding ATP-dependent 6-phosphofructokinase, with protein sequence MRIGVLTGGGDCPGLNAVIRAVVRTANGRYGDAIVGFEDGWRGLLEDRKIQIRNDDRTDRILTKGGTILGTARTNPDVLRAGLGRIKQTLDDNGIEALIPIGGEGTLTAASWLSDEGVPVVGVPKTIDNDIDCTDVTFGHDTALSIATEAIDRLHTTAESHQRVMLIEVMGRHAGWIAISAGMAAGAHLTLVPEVPFEVDEVCAMIKRRFQRGDKHFICVVAEGSHPAPDSGFTLREGGIDEFGHERFTGVAQQLGVEIERRIGKEVRTTVLGHVQRGGSPTPYDRVLATRFGLHAAEAVHAGKFGQMVALHGTSIDLVPLSEATKQLKRVPTERYREAEAFFG encoded by the coding sequence ATGCGCATCGGAGTTCTGACCGGAGGCGGAGACTGCCCAGGACTGAACGCGGTCATCCGCGCTGTCGTTCGGACCGCGAACGGCCGTTACGGAGACGCGATCGTCGGTTTCGAGGACGGCTGGCGCGGCCTATTGGAGGATCGGAAGATCCAGATCCGCAACGACGACCGCACCGACCGCATCCTCACCAAGGGCGGCACCATCCTCGGCACCGCCCGCACCAACCCCGACGTGCTGCGCGCCGGCCTGGGCCGGATCAAGCAGACCCTGGACGACAACGGCATCGAAGCGCTGATCCCGATCGGCGGCGAGGGCACCCTCACCGCCGCGAGCTGGCTGTCCGACGAGGGCGTGCCGGTGGTCGGCGTCCCGAAGACCATCGACAACGACATCGATTGCACCGACGTCACTTTCGGCCACGACACGGCGCTGAGCATCGCCACCGAGGCGATCGACCGGCTGCACACCACCGCCGAATCGCACCAGCGCGTCATGCTCATCGAGGTGATGGGCCGCCACGCGGGCTGGATCGCGATCAGCGCGGGCATGGCGGCCGGCGCGCACCTGACCCTGGTGCCGGAGGTCCCGTTCGAGGTCGACGAGGTGTGCGCCATGATCAAGCGGCGGTTCCAGCGCGGTGACAAGCACTTCATCTGCGTCGTCGCCGAGGGCTCGCACCCTGCGCCGGACTCCGGGTTCACCTTGCGCGAGGGCGGTATCGACGAGTTCGGCCACGAGCGCTTCACCGGCGTCGCGCAGCAGCTCGGCGTGGAGATCGAGCGGCGCATCGGCAAGGAAGTCCGCACCACCGTGCTCGGTCACGTGCAGCGCGGCGGCAGCCCCACGCCCTACGACCGGGTGCTGGCCACTCGCTTCGGCCTGCACGCGGCCGAGGCCGTGCACGCGGGCAAGTTCGGCCAGATGGTCGCCTTGCACGGCACCTCCATCGACCTGGTTCCGCTGTCGGAGGCCACCAAACAGCTCAAGCGCGTGCCGACGGAGCGCTATCGCGAGGCGGAGGCGTTCTTCGGGTAG
- a CDS encoding alpha/beta hydrolase family protein, translating into MRSGRLIALALFVIAALVAGCSESNPPDPTIGDWHGAIEVPGQPVQVGVTFRDDGTATIDIPSQGVTGTQLKDVSSDRDGVSFAIPDIPGDPVFHGEYESGSDRITGDFTQSGQSFRLTLSRGKVEPPARPQEPKPPFPYQTEDVTYRSGDVTIAGTLTEPQGAGPFPAILMITGSGPQDRDEDLMGHKPFLLLADTFTRAGYAVLRTDDRGVGGTGGKLDDASYTDLAEDAAAGVRFLRDRADIDPARVGLFGHSEGGYLAPLVAARPDSGVAFAVLMAGPGVPGTDVLIEQTRLLAAANGAPPDQIEAQVRDTTELATLLKAGDLQGAKQLAVRQNQSRPADQRVPDDQAAAPITPYLAALVAYDPAPALSALRVPVLAFFGGKDLQVPPAQSEQPMRDLLAADPDATVHVFPGLNHLMQPTETGRPSEYSTIETTIAPEVLDYVTGWLRQRVPSK; encoded by the coding sequence ATGCGCAGTGGGCGACTGATCGCGTTGGCCCTGTTCGTGATCGCGGCGTTGGTCGCCGGGTGTTCGGAGTCGAATCCGCCCGATCCGACCATCGGCGATTGGCACGGCGCCATCGAGGTCCCCGGTCAACCGGTGCAGGTGGGCGTGACCTTCCGCGACGACGGCACAGCCACCATCGACATCCCCTCGCAAGGGGTGACGGGCACGCAACTGAAGGATGTCAGCTCCGACCGCGACGGCGTGTCGTTCGCGATCCCCGACATCCCGGGCGACCCGGTGTTCCACGGCGAATACGAGTCCGGAAGCGACCGGATCACCGGCGATTTCACCCAGTCGGGCCAGAGCTTCCGGCTGACGCTGAGCCGAGGCAAGGTCGAACCCCCCGCCCGTCCGCAGGAACCGAAGCCGCCGTTCCCGTACCAGACCGAGGACGTCACCTACCGCAGCGGCGACGTCACCATCGCGGGCACCCTGACCGAGCCGCAGGGCGCGGGCCCGTTCCCCGCCATCCTCATGATCACCGGAAGCGGACCGCAGGACCGCGACGAGGACCTCATGGGGCACAAGCCGTTCCTGCTGCTGGCCGACACCTTCACCCGCGCGGGCTACGCCGTGCTGCGCACCGACGATCGCGGCGTCGGCGGCACCGGCGGCAAGCTGGACGACGCGAGCTACACGGACCTGGCCGAGGACGCCGCCGCGGGCGTCCGCTTCCTGCGCGACCGCGCCGACATCGACCCGGCCCGAGTCGGGCTCTTCGGTCACAGCGAGGGCGGCTACCTCGCGCCGCTGGTCGCCGCGCGCCCGGACAGTGGCGTCGCGTTCGCCGTCCTGATGGCCGGACCCGGCGTTCCCGGCACGGACGTGCTGATCGAGCAGACCCGCCTGCTCGCCGCCGCCAACGGCGCACCACCCGACCAGATCGAGGCCCAGGTGCGCGACACCACCGAACTGGCCACTCTGCTGAAGGCGGGTGACCTGCAAGGCGCGAAACAGCTGGCCGTGCGGCAGAACCAGTCCCGGCCCGCCGACCAGCGCGTGCCGGACGATCAGGCGGCCGCGCCGATCACGCCGTATCTGGCGGCCCTGGTCGCCTACGATCCGGCGCCCGCCCTCTCGGCCCTGCGCGTCCCGGTGCTCGCGTTCTTCGGCGGCAAGGATCTCCAGGTGCCCCCGGCGCAGAGCGAGCAGCCGATGCGCGACCTCCTCGCCGCCGACCCCGACGCGACCGTCCACGTCTTCCCCGGCCTCAACCATCTGATGCAACCCACCGAGACCGGCCGTCCCAGCGAGTACAGCACCATCGAGACGACCATCGCGCCCGAGGTCCTCGACTACGTCACCGGGTGGCTGCGGCAGCGGGTCCCGTCGAAGTAG
- the gatB gene encoding Asp-tRNA(Asn)/Glu-tRNA(Gln) amidotransferase subunit GatB: MSAPTVDLMDYSDVIARFEPVLGMEVHVELNTATKMFCGCPTEFGAEPNTQVCPVCLGLPGSLPVVNQKAVESAIRIGLALNCSITPWGRFARKNYFYPDQPKNYQISQYDEPIATNGHLDVVLDDGSTFRVDIERAHMEEDTGKSVHIGGATGRIHGASHSLLDYNRAGVPLIEIVTKPITGAGERAPEVARAYVTALRDLLKSLGVSDVKMEQGSLRCDANVSLMPIGATEFGTRTETKNVNSLRSVEVAVRFEMRRQAAVLAGGGTIVQETRHFHETDGTTSPGRRKETAEDYRYFPEPDLEPVAPDADWVEQLRDTIPEYPWLRRARIQSDWGLSDEVMRDLVNAGALDLIIATVDAGAPANEARSWWVAYLTEKAKEREVALDELPITPAQVAEVIKLVDAKTINNKVAKQVVDHVLEGEGDPAQIVEAKGLGMVSDDSALQAEVEKALAANPDIADKIRSGKVQAAGKIVGDVMKATRGQADAARVRELVLAACG; encoded by the coding sequence ATGAGCGCACCCACGGTCGACCTGATGGATTACTCGGATGTCATCGCCCGGTTCGAGCCGGTGCTCGGCATGGAGGTCCACGTCGAGCTGAACACCGCGACCAAGATGTTCTGCGGTTGCCCGACCGAGTTCGGCGCCGAGCCGAATACCCAGGTCTGCCCGGTGTGCCTCGGTCTGCCCGGTTCGCTCCCGGTGGTCAACCAGAAGGCCGTCGAGTCCGCGATCCGGATCGGTCTGGCGCTGAACTGCTCGATCACCCCGTGGGGCCGGTTCGCGCGTAAGAACTACTTCTACCCCGATCAGCCGAAGAACTACCAGATCAGCCAGTACGACGAGCCGATCGCCACGAACGGGCACCTGGACGTGGTGCTCGACGACGGCAGCACCTTCCGCGTCGACATCGAGCGCGCGCACATGGAAGAGGACACCGGCAAGTCGGTGCACATCGGCGGCGCGACCGGCCGCATCCACGGCGCCAGCCACTCGTTGCTGGACTACAACCGGGCGGGTGTGCCGCTGATCGAGATCGTCACCAAGCCGATCACCGGCGCGGGGGAGCGTGCGCCGGAGGTGGCGCGGGCCTACGTGACGGCGTTGCGAGATCTGCTGAAGTCGCTCGGGGTCTCCGACGTGAAGATGGAGCAGGGCTCGCTGCGCTGTGACGCGAATGTCTCGCTGATGCCCATCGGCGCAACGGAATTCGGCACCCGCACGGAGACCAAGAACGTCAACTCGCTGCGCAGCGTCGAGGTCGCGGTGCGCTTCGAGATGCGCAGGCAGGCCGCGGTGCTCGCGGGCGGCGGCACGATCGTGCAGGAGACCAGGCACTTCCACGAGACCGACGGAACCACCTCGCCCGGCCGCCGCAAGGAGACCGCCGAGGACTACCGCTACTTCCCCGAGCCGGATCTCGAGCCCGTCGCGCCCGACGCGGACTGGGTGGAGCAGCTGCGCGACACCATCCCGGAGTACCCGTGGCTGCGCCGGGCGCGCATCCAGTCCGACTGGGGCCTGTCCGACGAGGTGATGCGCGACCTGGTCAACGCGGGTGCGCTGGACCTGATCATCGCCACCGTCGACGCGGGCGCCCCAGCCAACGAGGCGCGCTCCTGGTGGGTCGCCTACCTCACCGAGAAGGCCAAGGAGCGCGAAGTCGCGCTGGACGAGCTGCCGATCACCCCGGCCCAGGTCGCCGAGGTGATCAAGCTGGTCGACGCGAAGACGATCAACAACAAGGTGGCCAAGCAGGTCGTCGACCATGTGCTGGAAGGCGAAGGCGATCCGGCGCAGATCGTCGAGGCCAAGGGGCTCGGCATGGTCAGCGACGACAGCGCCCTGCAGGCGGAGGTGGAGAAGGCGCTGGCCGCCAACCCCGATATCGCCGACAAGATCCGTTCCGGCAAGGTGCAGGCGGCGGGCAAGATCGTCGGCGACGTCATGAAGGCGACCCGCGGCCAGGCCGACGCGGCCCGTGTCCGGGAACTCGTCCTCGCCGCGTGCGGCTGA
- a CDS encoding superoxide dismutase, producing the protein MKRVLVLSAALACLGATALVSAERTTAHRPDPRTTIGLPAGFQPEGIAIGSRPVAYFGSRADGSIYRADLITGRGDILSPGPGTPALGLQIDHRGRLFVAGGTGGDARVVDADTGAVLASYRLGTPPDTFVNDVVLTPTGAWFTDSRAPVLYHLPVGDDDALPPPPAVVRRPLTGDIRYEPGAINANGIVRTPDGDGLIVMQSVTGRLFRVEPATGVTRQVDLGGETLPGGDGLLLRGGTLFVVQNRSNAIAVVSLDPSGTTGTVERRVTDPRFDVPTTVAMFGDRLYLPNARYTTPPTPDTTYDSVALDRPR; encoded by the coding sequence ATGAAGAGAGTCCTCGTGCTCTCGGCCGCGCTCGCCTGTCTCGGCGCTACGGCGCTGGTATCCGCGGAGCGGACGACGGCACACCGTCCGGACCCGCGCACCACGATCGGCCTGCCCGCCGGATTCCAGCCGGAGGGCATCGCGATCGGATCGCGACCGGTGGCCTACTTCGGCTCACGGGCCGACGGCTCCATCTACCGCGCCGACCTGATAACCGGACGAGGCGACATCCTGAGCCCCGGGCCGGGTACGCCGGCGCTGGGCCTCCAGATCGACCACCGGGGCAGGCTGTTCGTCGCCGGTGGCACCGGAGGCGACGCCCGCGTCGTGGACGCCGACACGGGCGCGGTGCTGGCGAGCTACCGGCTCGGTACGCCTCCGGACACGTTCGTCAACGACGTGGTGCTCACCCCGACGGGCGCGTGGTTCACCGACTCGCGAGCGCCGGTGCTCTACCACCTGCCCGTCGGCGACGACGACGCGCTGCCGCCGCCTCCCGCGGTGGTGCGGCGACCACTGACCGGCGACATCCGCTACGAACCCGGCGCGATCAACGCCAACGGAATCGTGCGCACGCCCGACGGCGACGGGTTGATCGTCATGCAGTCGGTGACCGGCCGGTTGTTCCGCGTCGAGCCGGCGACGGGCGTGACGCGACAGGTCGATCTGGGCGGCGAGACGCTGCCCGGCGGCGACGGGCTGCTCTTGCGTGGCGGCACATTGTTCGTCGTCCAGAACCGGTCCAACGCGATCGCCGTGGTCTCGCTCGATCCCTCCGGCACGACGGGGACCGTCGAACGGCGCGTCACCGACCCGCGCTTCGACGTGCCGACGACGGTCGCGATGTTCGGAGACCGTCTCTATCTCCCGAACGCCCGCTACACCACGCCGCCGACCCCGGACACGACCTACGACTCGGTCGCGCTCGACCGCCCTCGCTGA